One genomic region from Geotoga petraea encodes:
- a CDS encoding S8 family peptidase — protein MKKLYIVFLIVISLLLVSCSTFTSNEENKIKNEPIKNPTEVTLVNDLIANRMKELDNFDYFENQINIGYIDQESLDELLETLKVSRRNVRTIEKLKIANIKLDISTKEALEKIQKLNPKGIKFAEPNFKRELDEPTISKNEMDTRAAGIGDDLTDYQWAINNKHLRAEEAWKIATGKGVIVSIMDGGSDSSHPDLSGQYADGFDSYHATLIPANTSVPYGDHGTHVSGIVAAKNDGKGITGLSPEASLMVAPVFVPGFVGDFYVANNVIWSVDNGAKILQNSWGGPGYSDTLKVGFDYALMNDAIVVVSTGNTHINENWGSPNSLPGIIGVGASDVNGKVSKFSSRGDSVSVVAPGVQILSTIPVGSPDVSTLYGPYAYWDGTSMASPYVSALAALLFEKHPDATAYQIRKLIESTADDKGNPGWDEDYGYGVINPVAALNAPLPSKKGSNYIITVTDSTGSVPLSGVYVTLKRVDGPSYYARTDSTGKVGFYQIDPDTYDVIIGGPDLLASSTLILRGEEQNSMTLEDKVISDGLTNESIKFKSTIEIKLNPPTATGNYSIDILNSNFGRILTKGFDSTTNITEKDIITPVFYIGVSSDNMPSLPAPFMTDDFETEDFSGFDWVTQGDGIPTVIEDPNDPTNHIVSFPDLDNEQESSIATVVTLDPATFGYKMSFDYKVSSEQDWDFFIVEVNGTTVFRDSGLVNWTTQTINLLAGENTIEFVYKKDQMVSSYEDTAWLDNVSISKIPDDYGDYAVTGDIIINGKTIPINHSLYNGPIIDEFDGIDAPYTIY, from the coding sequence ATGAAAAAATTATATATAGTATTTTTAATAGTTATTTCTTTGTTACTCGTAAGTTGTTCTACTTTTACTTCTAATGAAGAAAATAAAATAAAAAATGAACCAATTAAAAATCCAACAGAAGTAACTTTGGTAAATGATCTTATTGCAAATCGGATGAAAGAATTAGATAATTTTGATTATTTTGAAAATCAAATAAACATAGGTTATATTGATCAAGAAAGTTTAGATGAATTATTAGAGACATTAAAAGTTTCAAGAAGAAATGTTCGAACAATAGAAAAATTAAAAATAGCTAATATCAAATTAGATATATCCACAAAAGAGGCTTTAGAAAAAATTCAAAAGTTAAATCCAAAAGGCATCAAGTTTGCAGAACCAAATTTTAAAAGAGAATTGGATGAACCTACAATTTCAAAAAATGAAATGGATACAAGAGCTGCTGGAATTGGTGATGACTTAACAGATTACCAATGGGCTATAAACAATAAACATCTTAGAGCTGAAGAAGCTTGGAAAATAGCTACTGGTAAAGGCGTTATCGTTTCTATTATGGACGGTGGTTCTGATTCAAGTCACCCAGATTTAAGCGGACAATATGCTGATGGGTTTGATTCTTATCATGCTACATTAATCCCGGCAAACACATCTGTTCCATATGGTGATCATGGAACTCATGTTTCAGGAATAGTAGCTGCAAAAAATGATGGTAAAGGTATAACTGGATTATCACCAGAAGCATCATTAATGGTTGCTCCTGTATTTGTACCAGGTTTTGTAGGTGACTTTTATGTTGCTAATAATGTAATTTGGTCGGTAGATAATGGAGCCAAAATTCTTCAAAACAGTTGGGGTGGGCCAGGTTACTCAGATACATTGAAAGTTGGCTTTGACTACGCACTTATGAATGATGCAATAGTAGTTGTTTCAACAGGAAATACTCATATTAATGAAAACTGGGGTTCTCCAAATTCATTACCAGGAATAATTGGTGTTGGGGCTAGTGATGTAAATGGAAAAGTTTCAAAATTCTCTTCAAGAGGAGATAGTGTGTCTGTTGTAGCACCTGGAGTTCAAATATTATCTACTATCCCTGTAGGTAGCCCAGATGTTTCTACACTTTATGGCCCATATGCTTATTGGGACGGAACATCTATGGCATCCCCTTATGTTTCTGCTTTAGCAGCATTGTTATTTGAAAAACATCCTGATGCTACAGCATACCAAATAAGGAAATTAATCGAATCAACCGCTGATGATAAAGGTAATCCAGGCTGGGATGAAGATTATGGATATGGAGTTATAAATCCAGTTGCTGCATTGAATGCACCATTACCATCTAAAAAAGGTTCTAATTATATTATAACTGTTACAGATAGTACAGGATCAGTCCCACTTAGTGGTGTTTATGTTACTTTAAAAAGAGTCGATGGACCATCATATTATGCTAGAACAGATTCAACTGGGAAAGTTGGATTTTATCAAATAGATCCAGATACATACGATGTTATAATTGGTGGACCTGATTTATTAGCCTCATCAACTTTGATATTAAGAGGAGAAGAACAAAACTCAATGACTTTAGAAGATAAAGTAATTTCAGATGGATTAACAAACGAATCTATTAAATTTAAATCTACAATAGAAATCAAGTTAAATCCACCTACTGCAACAGGTAACTATTCTATAGATATTCTTAATTCAAATTTTGGGCGTATTTTAACTAAAGGTTTTGATTCAACAACTAACATTACAGAAAAAGATATTATAACACCGGTATTCTATATAGGAGTTTCTTCAGATAATATGCCATCTTTACCAGCACCATTTATGACAGATGATTTTGAAACAGAGGATTTTTCTGGTTTTGATTGGGTTACTCAAGGTGATGGCATACCCACTGTTATAGAAGATCCAAATGATCCAACAAATCATATAGTTTCATTCCCTGATTTAGATAATGAACAGGAATCATCTATTGCTACAGTAGTTACTCTTGATCCAGCCACATTTGGTTATAAAATGAGTTTTGATTATAAAGTTTCTAGCGAACAAGATTGGGACTTTTTTATAGTAGAAGTTAATGGAACAACCGTATTTAGAGACTCCGGATTAGTTAATTGGACAACTCAAACTATCAATTTGCTTGCAGGTGAAAATACAATAGAATTTGTTTACAAAAAAGATCAAATGGTTTCATCATATGAAGACACCGCATGGTTAGATAATGTTTCAATATCAAAAATACCTGACGATTACGGTGATTATGCTGTTACAGGTGATATCATTATAAATGGAAAAACTATACCAATAAACCATTCTCTATATAATGGACCTATTATTGACGAATTTGATGGAATTGACGCACCTTACACAATTTATTAA
- the galE gene encoding UDP-glucose 4-epimerase GalE: protein MSVLITGGTGYIGSHTVVEFLNNDYDVIIMDNLSNSKKEALNRIEKITGKMPKFYEIDLLDKEGMKEIFEENKIDSVIHFAGLKAVGESVEKPLLYYKNNISGTINLLEVMKEYDVKKIVFSSSATVYGYSTDVPFNENTPLSATNPYGKTKLMIEEILRDIYVSDNSWGIALLRYFNPIGAHESGLIGEDPNGKPNNLMPYITQVAIGKRDKLSVFGDDYDTPDGTGVRDYIHVVDLAKGHLKALEKIMKENIAEAYNLGTGKGYSVLDLVKTFQKVNEVEIPYEITGRRPGDIAICYADPTKAKKELNWEAEKGIEEMCRDSWNWQKNNPNGL from the coding sequence ATGTCTGTTTTGATAACAGGGGGAACTGGATATATTGGTAGTCATACAGTAGTAGAATTTCTGAATAATGATTATGATGTAATAATAATGGATAATCTAAGTAATTCTAAAAAAGAAGCCTTGAATAGGATAGAAAAAATAACAGGTAAAATGCCAAAATTCTATGAAATTGACTTGTTAGATAAAGAAGGCATGAAAGAGATTTTTGAAGAAAACAAAATCGATTCAGTAATTCATTTTGCAGGGCTCAAAGCTGTTGGAGAATCTGTCGAAAAACCTCTTTTATACTACAAAAACAATATATCTGGAACTATTAACCTTCTTGAAGTAATGAAAGAATATGACGTAAAAAAAATCGTTTTTAGTTCTTCAGCTACAGTTTACGGGTATTCAACCGATGTTCCTTTTAACGAAAATACTCCGCTATCTGCAACAAACCCATACGGAAAAACAAAATTGATGATAGAAGAAATTTTAAGAGATATTTATGTTTCAGATAACTCTTGGGGAATTGCTTTGTTGAGATATTTTAACCCAATTGGTGCTCACGAAAGTGGTTTAATAGGAGAAGATCCAAACGGTAAACCTAACAACCTAATGCCTTATATCACTCAAGTAGCAATAGGCAAGAGAGATAAACTGAGTGTTTTTGGAGATGATTATGATACACCAGACGGAACAGGAGTCAGAGACTACATACATGTAGTTGATTTGGCAAAAGGTCATTTAAAAGCACTTGAAAAAATAATGAAAGAAAATATCGCTGAAGCATATAACCTTGGAACTGGAAAAGGATACAGTGTACTGGATCTCGTAAAAACTTTTCAAAAAGTTAATGAGGTAGAAATTCCATACGAGATAACAGGCAGAAGACCTGGCGATATAGCGATTTGTTATGCTGATCCAACAAAAGCGAAAAAAGAATTAAATTGGGAAGCAGAAAAAGGGATCGAAGAAATGTGTAGAGATTCATGGAATTGGCAAAAAAACAACCCAAATGGTTTATGA
- a CDS encoding GNAT family N-acetyltransferase produces the protein MDDDFDFTKIEIAEFLEEHLGRFGDPLDEIIDSMDYALADGKYRGGFILVLHNEDNILGAVVMNNTGMKGYIPENILVYIAVNKEYRGKGIGGKLIDEAIKKADGEVALHVEYDNPAKRLYERKGFESKYAEMRLKN, from the coding sequence ATGGATGATGATTTTGATTTTACAAAGATTGAAATTGCAGAGTTCCTTGAAGAGCATTTAGGCAGATTTGGGGATCCTCTGGATGAGATAATAGATTCTATGGATTACGCTTTAGCAGATGGAAAATATAGAGGTGGTTTCATTTTGGTTCTTCATAATGAAGATAATATTTTAGGTGCTGTTGTTATGAACAATACTGGAATGAAAGGATATATCCCTGAAAACATATTGGTATATATCGCTGTAAATAAAGAATACAGAGGAAAAGGTATCGGTGGGAAATTGATTGATGAAGCGATTAAAAAGGCTGATGGTGAAGTAGCTCTTCATGTTGAGTATGATAATCCTGCAAAAAGGCTTTACGAGAGAAAGGGTTTTGAATCAAAATACGCTGAAATGAGATTAAAAAATTAA
- the ftsH gene encoding ATP-dependent zinc metalloprotease FtsH — protein MSRNVRKINLGPLIIYLLLAILIFTSISRLNSSNTMEITYTELVNMLDKGQIISLEIADSGNVTAKAANGTLYTAYAPTLVVDEAYTRSLVKDGVRIQYIESSGSSWWMSILIYLAPIAIMIVFWLWIFRSMGNRSGGGGPGMRFTKSPAKKYDPQKDKITFKNVAGIEEAKEELQDIVSFLKDPKSFNNLGARMPKGVLLVGQPGTGKTLAARAVAGEAQVPFFYISGSDFVELFVGVGASRVRELFTQAKAESPAIIFIDEIDAVGRQRGAGLGGGHDEREQTLNSLLVEMDGFDPSAGIIVMAATNRPDILDKALLRPGRFDKKITIDVPDLKGREEILKIHFRGKKIAKDLDLEVLARSTPGFVGADLENLVNEAALLAARDNREFITMDDCQEAIERVIAGPARKSRKLSEKEKKIVTYHELGHAILGYLLPNSDPVHKITIVPRGNAALGYTLQLPLKEKYLMSEDELRDRIVTLLGGRAAEEIIFDEITSGAGNDLKQSTELAKKMIMQLGMSKKIGPISWGEEEGEVFLGRELTKMKNYSQETAKEIDSEIKSFILSSYEKAKKILTENKERLKLLAIYLYNIETLDGKEFKELMKKDIEDLKNFVLNNDDVEIKELV, from the coding sequence ATGAGTAGAAATGTTCGAAAAATAAATTTAGGACCTTTGATAATATACCTTTTACTGGCTATTTTAATATTTACAAGTATTTCAAGACTAAATAGTTCAAATACTATGGAAATAACTTACACTGAATTGGTGAATATGCTGGACAAAGGACAAATTATTAGTTTAGAAATCGCAGATTCAGGTAATGTAACTGCAAAAGCAGCCAACGGAACCTTATACACAGCTTACGCCCCTACATTAGTAGTTGATGAAGCTTATACAAGATCACTAGTAAAAGACGGAGTAAGAATACAGTATATTGAAAGTTCTGGTTCGAGTTGGTGGATGAGTATATTAATATATTTAGCCCCTATTGCAATTATGATCGTATTCTGGCTATGGATCTTTAGAAGCATGGGAAATAGAAGCGGTGGTGGTGGACCAGGCATGAGATTCACCAAATCACCAGCAAAAAAATACGATCCACAAAAAGATAAAATAACTTTTAAAAATGTAGCTGGAATAGAAGAGGCCAAAGAAGAGTTGCAAGATATAGTTTCGTTTTTAAAAGACCCTAAAAGTTTTAACAATTTAGGTGCAAGGATGCCAAAAGGCGTATTACTTGTGGGACAACCAGGAACTGGTAAAACTTTAGCTGCAAGAGCCGTAGCCGGAGAAGCGCAAGTACCTTTCTTTTACATCAGTGGTTCTGATTTTGTAGAATTGTTTGTAGGTGTTGGTGCATCAAGAGTTAGAGAATTGTTTACCCAGGCAAAGGCTGAAAGCCCAGCTATAATATTTATAGATGAAATCGATGCTGTTGGTAGACAAAGAGGAGCCGGACTTGGTGGAGGTCATGACGAAAGAGAACAGACACTTAACTCACTTTTGGTTGAAATGGATGGTTTTGATCCAAGTGCAGGAATTATAGTTATGGCAGCTACAAACAGGCCCGATATTTTGGATAAAGCTCTTTTAAGACCAGGAAGATTCGATAAAAAAATAACTATAGATGTTCCAGACCTAAAAGGAAGAGAAGAAATACTTAAAATTCATTTTAGAGGTAAAAAAATCGCAAAAGATTTAGACTTAGAAGTTTTAGCGAGATCTACACCTGGTTTTGTTGGTGCAGACCTCGAAAATCTTGTGAACGAAGCTGCTTTGTTAGCCGCAAGAGACAATAGAGAGTTCATTACAATGGATGATTGCCAAGAGGCTATAGAAAGAGTTATAGCTGGTCCAGCAAGAAAATCGAGAAAGCTATCCGAAAAAGAGAAAAAAATTGTCACTTATCATGAATTAGGGCATGCCATACTTGGGTATTTGCTTCCAAATTCCGATCCCGTACATAAAATAACAATAGTTCCAAGAGGTAATGCCGCTTTAGGATATACTCTTCAGCTTCCTTTAAAAGAAAAATACCTAATGAGCGAAGACGAACTAAGGGACAGAATAGTTACTTTACTCGGAGGTAGAGCTGCAGAAGAAATTATTTTTGATGAAATAACTTCTGGAGCAGGAAATGATCTTAAACAATCTACAGAACTAGCCAAAAAAATGATCATGCAACTCGGAATGTCAAAGAAAATAGGCCCGATTTCCTGGGGAGAAGAAGAAGGAGAAGTATTCTTGGGAAGGGAACTAACTAAGATGAAAAATTACTCTCAAGAAACTGCAAAAGAAATAGATTCTGAAATAAAAAGTTTCATTTTAAGCAGTTACGAAAAAGCAAAAAAAATTCTAACCGAGAATAAAGAAAGGCTAAAACTACTTGCTATATATCTATATAATATTGAAACATTAGACGGGAAAGAATTCAAAGAACTTATGAAGAAAGATATCGAAGACTTGAAAAACTTTGTTTTAAATAACGATGATGTTGAAATTAAAGAATTAGTCTAA
- a CDS encoding metal-sensitive transcriptional regulator — protein MDKKKLLNRLRRIEGQVRGLQKMIEEERECNDILTQMSAITGALHKTGEEIVRSYTKTCIMEYDKSGDETLLEDLIANLSKFKNL, from the coding sequence ATGGATAAAAAGAAATTATTGAATAGACTTAGAAGAATAGAAGGACAAGTCAGAGGACTTCAGAAAATGATAGAAGAAGAAAGAGAGTGTAATGATATACTAACTCAAATGTCAGCTATAACAGGAGCACTTCACAAAACTGGAGAAGAAATAGTAAGAAGTTATACAAAAACCTGTATTATGGAATATGATAAATCAGGTGATGAAACTTTGTTAGAAGATTTAATAGCAAATTTATCTAAGTTTAAAAATCTTTAG
- a CDS encoding S41 family peptidase, with translation MSRKFKKITIVLMVAALLLTALVFGATNQETKSVEEIYFEKFQQPIYDLLYYIDTIYYEQDKIDYDKILDSTLAGLIKGLNDPFAWYFDAQQTQENQIDEQGEYGGLGITVRWDQEMEAIVIVSPMSGTPADKAGLQANDYIITVDGTPVSDMGYMESVNNMRGKPGEPIILEIFREGWEEPKEVKLVRALIETKTVKYTTINQEEKIGYIRLTNFAEKSASEMEEALTEMKNEKVNGLIFDLRNNPGGLLSTAIDVSSMFIKKGEIVSLDYYNGQREIISTIPGKYFYFLDNIPITVLVNGASASASEIFTGAMKDKALATIIGTTTYGKAAVQRPVSLGNGGEAWIPMAHYLTPSGNDIHLKGIEPDIIVEMPERKLQDMTEITEEEQEKAKNETTTQASIDLETDAQLMKAVEFIKKELGIIN, from the coding sequence ATGAGCAGAAAATTTAAAAAAATTACGATAGTTTTGATGGTAGCGGCTCTTTTGTTAACAGCATTGGTTTTTGGTGCGACTAATCAAGAGACTAAATCGGTAGAAGAAATATATTTTGAGAAATTCCAACAACCAATTTACGATCTTCTTTATTATATTGATACTATTTATTATGAACAAGATAAAATTGATTATGACAAAATATTGGATTCCACTTTAGCAGGGCTTATAAAGGGTTTGAATGATCCGTTTGCATGGTATTTTGATGCACAACAAACTCAAGAAAACCAGATTGACGAACAAGGTGAGTATGGAGGTCTTGGTATAACTGTAAGATGGGATCAAGAGATGGAAGCTATTGTTATAGTAAGTCCTATGTCAGGAACCCCGGCTGACAAAGCTGGACTTCAAGCTAACGACTACATTATAACAGTGGATGGTACACCAGTTTCTGATATGGGGTATATGGAATCTGTTAACAACATGAGGGGAAAACCAGGAGAACCAATCATTTTAGAAATCTTTAGAGAAGGTTGGGAAGAACCGAAAGAAGTTAAGTTAGTTAGGGCACTTATTGAAACAAAAACTGTTAAATACACTACAATAAACCAAGAAGAAAAAATTGGATACATAAGATTGACTAACTTTGCTGAAAAAAGTGCTTCAGAAATGGAAGAAGCCTTAACAGAAATGAAAAATGAAAAGGTAAATGGGCTTATATTTGATTTGAGAAATAATCCAGGAGGACTTTTGAGTACTGCAATAGACGTGTCTTCTATGTTTATAAAAAAAGGTGAAATAGTTTCTTTAGACTATTACAATGGTCAAAGAGAAATTATAAGCACGATTCCTGGTAAGTATTTTTATTTTTTAGATAATATTCCAATTACTGTTTTAGTAAATGGTGCTTCGGCTTCTGCTTCTGAAATTTTTACAGGAGCTATGAAAGATAAAGCACTTGCAACTATAATAGGGACAACAACTTATGGAAAAGCTGCTGTTCAAAGACCAGTTTCATTGGGGAACGGTGGAGAAGCTTGGATTCCTATGGCTCATTATTTAACCCCATCCGGTAATGACATTCATTTAAAAGGTATAGAACCAGACATAATTGTTGAAATGCCTGAAAGAAAATTACAAGATATGACAGAAATAACAGAAGAAGAACAAGAAAAAGCGAAAAACGAAACTACCACTCAAGCAAGTATAGACTTGGAAACTGATGCTCAGCTAATGAAAGCTGTTGAGTTTATTAAAAAGGAATTGGGAATAATAAATTGA
- a CDS encoding efflux RND transporter permease subunit: MSRFNIYKFLANFVIKNSKIIIILTAILTAVFGFLATKLGIDSDILKIAPQDSDIIQVLNEENKILQGNDILITAFYLEEDSNPNEIAQKFYTEMNKIDSFSGFTETDLSFLLSFGFVSISNTDVINSISQSVEGLLNVIKTANPYDFKTIDYINDTLKQIYSLEDELSNDQNANMLKSYYALSPNGEIMIMGSFFEEPPTNIDYVNDLIPKVRKITDEITNEFGIRTGLTNDYISQYEANQTVSEDFFVTTIISVFLIILVFIIAFGGVTTSGIVFSGLIISMVLTLGVSQVVFGELNIITSFVAAITLGLGIDYGIHIVTHLVTEYKEKNDFKEALTITYETSFMPLLFGVMTTIIVFLTLILMRLPAFTEMAIMSSFGLVIFFLVMIIFIPAFMYLVRKKIKIGNLVVYVNRLFKKLGYLIPKNGTVIKWIIIPFSILFVVFGIINVLHFSYTPPGMISENSKSVQVGQDISEYFGTETFNSMKYIIRIDEDPDAIAAELLSLGVIDSVESLPEIIEKQIGNFSDLKTKIGGLSETIKNPIVVSLLKKHNLYSESIKIVDIASKSNDLYQFSLNLLEVLPDNLKSNFFFEKDNKKYMVLEINSSIDIWSDNGIKIFFDALGDKSDRIAGYPKAMYKIMEVVRQRFVLPMVISFSIIFLLTFVSRRNIFEALEAFIGLFTSSAAAFGVGYFLGIDATFVTMLTFPLIFGIGVDGYIHIFHAIDEDITHYWHTLKSVTLSFLTSILTFASFQISRGDLLKEFSLNMIISIGLVWVFTVLMIPAFRGKILIGNWNKKLNKKDAD, encoded by the coding sequence GTGAGTAGATTTAATATATACAAATTTCTTGCGAATTTTGTGATAAAAAATTCTAAAATAATAATTATTCTAACCGCTATTTTAACAGCGGTTTTTGGTTTTTTAGCCACAAAATTAGGAATAGACTCTGATATCTTGAAGATAGCTCCACAAGATTCTGACATTATTCAGGTTTTGAATGAAGAAAACAAAATATTACAAGGAAACGATATTTTAATTACTGCTTTTTATTTGGAGGAAGATTCAAACCCAAATGAAATAGCCCAAAAATTTTATACTGAAATGAATAAAATAGATTCTTTCAGCGGTTTTACTGAAACAGATTTATCCTTTTTGTTGTCATTTGGTTTTGTTTCTATAAGTAACACAGATGTTATTAACTCCATTTCTCAGAGTGTAGAAGGCCTTTTAAACGTTATAAAAACAGCTAATCCATATGATTTTAAAACTATTGACTATATAAATGATACTTTAAAACAAATTTATTCATTGGAAGATGAGTTGTCTAATGATCAAAATGCCAATATGCTAAAATCTTATTATGCACTTTCTCCAAATGGAGAAATTATGATAATGGGCTCTTTTTTTGAAGAGCCTCCGACGAATATAGATTATGTTAATGATTTGATCCCTAAGGTAAGAAAAATTACTGATGAAATAACAAATGAATTTGGTATTAGAACAGGTTTAACTAATGATTATATCTCTCAGTATGAAGCTAACCAAACAGTTTCAGAAGATTTTTTTGTTACAACAATTATATCTGTATTTTTGATAATTTTAGTTTTTATTATAGCCTTTGGAGGAGTTACTACAAGCGGAATAGTATTTTCAGGGTTAATAATATCTATGGTCTTGACTTTAGGGGTATCCCAAGTGGTTTTTGGAGAACTAAATATAATAACTTCTTTTGTAGCGGCTATTACCCTTGGGTTAGGTATTGACTATGGTATTCATATAGTAACACATTTAGTAACGGAATATAAAGAGAAAAACGATTTTAAAGAAGCTCTTACCATAACCTACGAAACGAGTTTTATGCCTCTTTTGTTTGGCGTTATGACAACAATAATAGTTTTTTTGACTTTGATTTTAATGAGGCTTCCAGCTTTTACAGAGATGGCTATTATGAGCTCTTTTGGTTTGGTTATATTTTTCTTAGTTATGATTATTTTTATTCCAGCTTTTATGTATCTCGTAAGAAAAAAAATAAAGATTGGCAACCTTGTTGTTTATGTAAATAGATTGTTTAAGAAATTAGGTTATTTAATCCCTAAAAATGGAACAGTCATAAAGTGGATAATTATACCTTTTTCAATATTATTTGTTGTTTTTGGAATAATAAATGTCTTACATTTTTCGTATACTCCACCCGGAATGATTTCAGAAAACTCAAAAAGTGTTCAAGTAGGCCAAGATATTTCTGAGTATTTTGGTACAGAAACTTTCAATTCCATGAAATATATAATAAGAATAGATGAAGATCCAGATGCAATCGCAGCTGAATTACTCTCCCTTGGAGTTATAGATAGTGTTGAAAGTCTACCTGAAATAATAGAAAAACAAATAGGAAATTTTAGTGATTTAAAAACAAAGATTGGTGGTTTATCAGAAACCATAAAAAACCCTATTGTAGTTTCCTTGTTGAAAAAACACAACCTATATTCAGAAAGTATAAAGATAGTTGATATTGCCTCAAAATCTAATGATTTATATCAGTTTTCTTTAAATTTATTAGAAGTTCTCCCTGATAACTTAAAAAGTAACTTCTTTTTTGAAAAAGATAACAAGAAATATATGGTTTTAGAGATAAATTCATCCATTGATATTTGGAGTGATAATGGAATAAAAATTTTCTTTGATGCTCTTGGAGACAAGTCAGATAGAATAGCTGGATATCCAAAAGCTATGTATAAAATTATGGAAGTTGTAAGACAGAGGTTTGTACTTCCTATGGTTATTTCTTTTAGTATAATTTTCTTGTTGACTTTTGTTTCAAGAAGAAATATATTTGAAGCTTTAGAGGCCTTTATTGGACTTTTCACCTCATCAGCAGCAGCGTTTGGAGTTGGATACTTTTTAGGTATAGATGCAACTTTTGTGACTATGTTGACTTTTCCTTTGATCTTTGGTATCGGAGTTGATGGTTATATTCATATTTTCCATGCCATAGATGAAGATATAACACATTACTGGCATACTTTAAAGTCGGTAACCTTATCTTTTTTAACGTCTATACTAACTTTTGCAAGTTTTCAAATATCCAGAGGAGATCTTTTAAAAGAGTTTTCTTTGAACATGATCATTTCCATTGGGCTGGTCTGGGTGTTTACCGTATTGATGATTCCAGCGTTTAGGGGAAAAATTCTAATTGGAAATTGGAATAAAAAGTTAAATAAAAAAGACGCAGATTGA